In Carya illinoinensis cultivar Pawnee chromosome 6, C.illinoinensisPawnee_v1, whole genome shotgun sequence, a single genomic region encodes these proteins:
- the LOC122312384 gene encoding NAC domain-containing protein 6-like isoform X2 — translation MTATAMNEMTPELELPGFRFHPTEEELLEFYLKNAVFGKRPRFDIIGFLNIYHHDPWDLPGMAKIGEREWYFFVPRDRKHGSGGRPNRTTENGFWKATGSDRKILSISDPKRIIGLRKTLVFYQGRAPRGTKTDWVMNEYRLPDERVAKEIVLCKIYRKATSLKALEQRAVMEEQMKNFHSSPYSSPTQLTSPLETISFLAQQEDQFLAPIPVHNNIVFKKEAEEVVAIEEEEKGERSQMESGVFNTPLQFPLGKDKLPELQVPKLMMDWTQDTFWTQLNSPWLQSLTSYANILNF, via the exons ATGACAGCCACTGCCATGAATGAAATGACACCGGAGCTCGAACTTCCGGGCTTCCGGTTCCACCCTACAGAAGAAGAACTTCTCGAATTCTACCTCAAGAACGCGGTGTTTGGAAAGAGGCCTCGCTTTGATATCATTGGCTTCCTCAACATCTATCATCATGATCCTTGGGATTTGCCCG GGATGGCGAAGATTGGTGAAAGGGAATGGTACTTCTTCGTACCGAGGGATAGGAAGCATGGCAGTGGTGGGAGGCCTAACCGGACCACTGAAAATGGGTTTTGGAAGGCCACCGGTTCAGACCGGAAAATCTTGAGTATATCGGATCCGAAGCGGATCATTGGCTTGAGAAAAACCCTTGTTTTCTATCAAGGAAGAGCACCTAGAGGAACCAAGACTGATTGGGTGATGAACGAGTATCGCCTCCCTGATGAACGAGTAGCTAAG GAAATAGTACTGTGTAAGATATACAGAAAGGCAACTTCTTTGAAAGCACTAGAACAAAGGGCAGTTATGGAGGAACAGATGAAGAACTTCCATTCTTCCCCTTATTCATCTCCAACACAATTAACATCACCACTTGAAACCATCTCCTTTCTAGCACAACAGGAGGATCAGTTTCTGGCACCAATTCCTGTACACAACAACATTGTCTTCAAGAAAGAAGCAGAAGAAGTTGTAGCAATAGAGGAGGAGGAAAAGGGAGAAAGATCACAAATGGAAAGCGGAGTGTTCAACACACCACTGCAATTTCCATTAGGGAAGGACAAGTTACCAGAGCTTCAAGTTCCAAAATTGATGATGGACTGGACCCAAGACACATTTTGGACTCAGTTAAACAGTCCTTGGCTTCAAAGTCTGACCTCTTATGCCAACATTCTGAACTTTTAA
- the LOC122312384 gene encoding NAC domain-containing protein 6-like isoform X1 — protein sequence MTATAMNEMTPELELPGFRFHPTEEELLEFYLKNAVFGKRPRFDIIGFLNIYHHDPWDLPGMAKIGEREWYFFVPRDRKHGSGGRPNRTTENGFWKATGSDRKILSISDPKRIIGLRKTLVFYQGRAPRGTKTDWVMNEYRLPDERVAKVCYFSGMEIVLCKIYRKATSLKALEQRAVMEEQMKNFHSSPYSSPTQLTSPLETISFLAQQEDQFLAPIPVHNNIVFKKEAEEVVAIEEEEKGERSQMESGVFNTPLQFPLGKDKLPELQVPKLMMDWTQDTFWTQLNSPWLQSLTSYANILNF from the exons ATGACAGCCACTGCCATGAATGAAATGACACCGGAGCTCGAACTTCCGGGCTTCCGGTTCCACCCTACAGAAGAAGAACTTCTCGAATTCTACCTCAAGAACGCGGTGTTTGGAAAGAGGCCTCGCTTTGATATCATTGGCTTCCTCAACATCTATCATCATGATCCTTGGGATTTGCCCG GGATGGCGAAGATTGGTGAAAGGGAATGGTACTTCTTCGTACCGAGGGATAGGAAGCATGGCAGTGGTGGGAGGCCTAACCGGACCACTGAAAATGGGTTTTGGAAGGCCACCGGTTCAGACCGGAAAATCTTGAGTATATCGGATCCGAAGCGGATCATTGGCTTGAGAAAAACCCTTGTTTTCTATCAAGGAAGAGCACCTAGAGGAACCAAGACTGATTGGGTGATGAACGAGTATCGCCTCCCTGATGAACGAGTAGCTAAGGTTTGCTACTTTTCCGGCATG GAAATAGTACTGTGTAAGATATACAGAAAGGCAACTTCTTTGAAAGCACTAGAACAAAGGGCAGTTATGGAGGAACAGATGAAGAACTTCCATTCTTCCCCTTATTCATCTCCAACACAATTAACATCACCACTTGAAACCATCTCCTTTCTAGCACAACAGGAGGATCAGTTTCTGGCACCAATTCCTGTACACAACAACATTGTCTTCAAGAAAGAAGCAGAAGAAGTTGTAGCAATAGAGGAGGAGGAAAAGGGAGAAAGATCACAAATGGAAAGCGGAGTGTTCAACACACCACTGCAATTTCCATTAGGGAAGGACAAGTTACCAGAGCTTCAAGTTCCAAAATTGATGATGGACTGGACCCAAGACACATTTTGGACTCAGTTAAACAGTCCTTGGCTTCAAAGTCTGACCTCTTATGCCAACATTCTGAACTTTTAA